From a single Pseudobutyrivibrio xylanivorans genomic region:
- a CDS encoding GGDEF domain-containing protein — protein MIKLYVLFFLLTVFIMLACVVYIATRHIIKKNKLNISIIQLLIVGIVTTLAYCLAITAREELYAELGYATYFAGIDWILITFMFYARHYTKIWQDTYAAPLITTTIAVIDNISIFHNFKWHHAFMLKQVTIGEDWFYSFAINDYYVVHLVFCYILVALIVLMFAQKTLQTSGFHRNRYLSILVMFTGIILLNVLYLFFDYPVDVSICLYSVASIFVSYYTLMYNPKTFVEFMLSTITERMECALISFDENDSYIYSNQVANRMFCQSGDKKLLEERFRKWREGKDANSISNANWNDIYNINGDEYRFDVHFNKVYDKKGFYCGCYFSFYDVTGDFLAYEEEKYRNSHDSLTGALKRESFYEEVRRILDENPHTEYVMVCTNIKGFKLINDMYGVDEGDKLLIRCSDLIREKISSASAFARLESDRFAILMPKNRYSEELFMTGMNQVSHFMNNSQYRMVILVGVYDIFDRHATVVSMCDGAFLAIDSIKDSFKNSIAYYGDMLRREYMSEQKILGEFEEALQTGQFAMFLQPVVTTDGRMTLCEALVRWIHPSRGIIAPVSFIPLLERTGYIYKLDQYIWEQAAKRLAYWTSLGHDELSISVNVSVKDFYYMDIYDTLVSLVEKYHIDPSRLKIEITESIFMTEKERQIEIITSLKEYGFLIEIDDFGSGYSSLNMLKEVPADILKMDMAFLSVDKNQNRGRKIVNTIITLAKALGMMVIIEGVETEEQLDYLKGTGADYLQGYYFNKPLPVKKFEDIYL, from the coding sequence TTGATTAAGCTATACGTACTATTTTTTCTGCTTACCGTATTTATCATGCTGGCTTGCGTGGTTTATATTGCAACCAGGCATATCATTAAAAAGAACAAGCTGAATATTTCAATCATTCAGCTGTTAATTGTGGGTATAGTCACAACTTTGGCCTATTGCCTTGCGATAACTGCCAGGGAAGAGCTTTATGCAGAGCTTGGATATGCCACGTATTTTGCTGGTATTGACTGGATCTTGATAACCTTTATGTTTTATGCCCGGCATTATACTAAAATTTGGCAAGATACATACGCAGCACCGCTGATAACCACAACGATTGCGGTAATCGACAATATCAGCATTTTTCACAACTTCAAATGGCATCATGCTTTTATGCTTAAGCAGGTTACGATTGGTGAAGACTGGTTCTATTCCTTCGCTATCAACGATTATTATGTGGTCCACTTGGTGTTCTGCTATATCCTGGTGGCTCTAATAGTGTTGATGTTTGCCCAGAAAACACTGCAGACAAGCGGATTTCACCGAAATCGATATCTATCGATTTTGGTGATGTTTACTGGAATTATTTTGTTGAATGTGCTTTATCTGTTCTTCGATTATCCGGTGGATGTATCAATTTGTCTGTATTCAGTGGCATCAATTTTTGTAAGTTATTACACATTGATGTACAATCCGAAGACGTTTGTGGAGTTCATGCTCAGCACCATTACCGAGCGAATGGAATGTGCCTTGATTTCCTTTGATGAGAATGATTCCTATATCTATTCTAATCAGGTTGCCAATAGAATGTTTTGCCAAAGTGGTGATAAGAAGCTGCTTGAGGAGCGTTTCAGAAAATGGCGAGAGGGTAAGGATGCAAATTCAATCTCCAATGCTAATTGGAATGATATTTACAACATAAATGGTGATGAATACCGTTTCGATGTACACTTCAATAAGGTGTACGATAAGAAGGGATTTTACTGCGGTTGTTACTTTTCTTTCTATGATGTAACAGGAGATTTCCTGGCATACGAGGAGGAAAAATATCGCAACAGTCACGACAGTCTGACCGGTGCTCTGAAGCGTGAGAGCTTCTACGAGGAGGTTAGACGCATTCTGGATGAAAACCCTCACACAGAGTATGTAATGGTTTGCACCAATATTAAGGGTTTCAAGCTTATTAATGATATGTACGGTGTGGATGAGGGCGATAAGCTTCTTATCAGATGTTCGGATTTGATTCGCGAGAAGATTTCTAGTGCATCGGCATTTGCCAGACTTGAATCCGACAGATTTGCAATTCTTATGCCAAAGAATCGCTACAGCGAGGAACTGTTCATGACTGGTATGAACCAGGTAAGCCATTTTATGAACAACTCTCAGTATAGAATGGTAATTTTGGTAGGTGTCTATGATATTTTCGACAGACATGCTACTGTTGTTTCCATGTGTGACGGTGCATTCCTTGCAATAGATTCAATAAAGGATAGCTTTAAGAATAGCATCGCATACTATGGTGATATGCTCCGCAGGGAATATATGAGTGAACAGAAAATCCTTGGTGAGTTCGAGGAGGCCTTGCAGACAGGGCAGTTTGCCATGTTCCTGCAGCCGGTTGTTACAACTGACGGCAGAATGACACTTTGCGAAGCGCTTGTTAGATGGATTCATCCAAGCCGTGGAATTATTGCACCGGTGTCATTCATTCCACTTTTGGAGCGAACAGGATATATCTACAAGCTGGATCAGTACATTTGGGAACAGGCTGCAAAGCGTTTGGCATACTGGACCTCTTTAGGTCATGACGAGCTTTCAATATCTGTAAATGTTTCCGTGAAGGATTTTTACTACATGGATATCTACGATACCCTTGTTTCGTTGGTTGAAAAGTATCACATTGATCCTTCAAGACTGAAAATCGAAATCACCGAATCGATTTTCATGACCGAAAAGGAGCGTCAGATAGAAATAATCACATCTCTGAAGGAATACGGATTCCTCATTGAAATTGATGATTTTGGAAGCGGTTATTCTTCACTTAACATGCTGAAGGAGGTGCCGGCCGATATATTGAAGATGGATATGGCCTTCCTTTCTGTGGATAAGAATCAGAACAGAGGCCGCAAGATTGTAAATACAATCATAACTCTTGCAAAGGCTCTTGGAATGATGGTTATTATCGAAGGTGTAGAAACAGAGGAGCAGCTTGATTACCTTAAGGGCACAGGAGCTGACTACCTGCAGGGATACTATTTCAATAAGCCACTTCCGGTGAAGAAGTTCGAGGACATATATTTATAG
- the proS gene encoding proline--tRNA ligase → MAQEKKLVEAITSMSEDFAQWYTDVVVKADLIAYSSVKGCMIIKPDGYAIWENIQHELDRRFKETGVQNVYMPMFIPESLLQVEKDHVEGFAPEVAWVTHGGLNPLQERLCVRPTSETLFCDFYKDIIHSHRDLPKVYNQWCSVVRWEKETRPFLRSREFLWQEGHTAHATAEEAEARTVQMLNLYADFCEEVLAMPVVRGQKTEKEKFAGAEATYTIEALMHDGKALQSGTSHNFGQNFSKPFGIQYSDKNNQLQYVHQTSWGMTTRLIGAIIMVHGDDSGLVLPPRIAPTQVIVIPIQQKKEGVLEKAAEVCEKLGKTMRAKLDDSDKSPGWKFSEAEMRGIPVRVELGPKDIEAGKCVLVRRDTREKIECPLDQVEAKVAELLETIQKDMFERAKAHRDSHIWDAHNYAEFTEIANNKPGFIRAMWCEDEACENKIKEDLAVTSRCMPFNDQEQISDVCACCGKPAKKLVYWGKAY, encoded by the coding sequence ATGGCACAGGAAAAAAAGCTGGTAGAAGCGATTACCTCTATGTCAGAGGATTTCGCTCAATGGTATACCGATGTTGTTGTTAAGGCTGATTTGATTGCATATTCATCAGTAAAAGGATGCATGATTATCAAGCCCGATGGGTACGCTATTTGGGAAAACATCCAGCACGAGTTAGACAGAAGATTCAAGGAGACAGGCGTTCAGAACGTATACATGCCTATGTTTATCCCGGAGAGTCTTCTTCAGGTTGAGAAGGATCATGTTGAGGGGTTTGCACCAGAGGTAGCTTGGGTTACACACGGTGGTCTTAACCCGCTTCAGGAGCGTCTTTGCGTTCGTCCTACATCTGAAACTCTTTTCTGTGATTTCTATAAGGATATTATTCACTCTCACAGAGATTTACCAAAGGTTTACAACCAGTGGTGCTCAGTAGTTCGTTGGGAGAAGGAGACACGTCCATTCCTTCGTTCTAGAGAGTTCTTATGGCAGGAAGGCCACACAGCTCATGCTACAGCAGAGGAAGCAGAGGCTCGTACAGTTCAGATGCTTAATCTCTATGCAGACTTCTGTGAGGAAGTGCTTGCTATGCCTGTAGTTCGCGGACAGAAGACTGAAAAGGAGAAGTTCGCAGGTGCTGAGGCTACATATACAATCGAGGCGCTCATGCACGATGGTAAGGCTTTACAGTCTGGTACATCACACAATTTTGGCCAGAACTTCTCAAAGCCATTTGGTATTCAGTACTCTGACAAGAATAATCAGCTTCAGTATGTACATCAGACATCATGGGGCATGACTACACGTCTTATCGGTGCTATCATTATGGTACATGGAGATGATTCAGGTCTTGTACTTCCACCACGTATTGCACCTACACAGGTTATCGTTATTCCTATTCAGCAGAAGAAGGAAGGCGTACTTGAGAAGGCTGCAGAGGTTTGTGAGAAGCTTGGCAAGACTATGCGTGCTAAGCTTGATGATTCAGACAAGTCACCAGGTTGGAAGTTCTCTGAGGCAGAGATGCGCGGTATCCCTGTTCGTGTAGAGCTTGGACCAAAGGATATTGAAGCAGGCAAGTGTGTACTTGTTCGCCGTGATACACGCGAGAAGATTGAGTGTCCACTTGATCAGGTAGAGGCAAAGGTTGCAGAGCTTCTTGAGACAATCCAGAAGGATATGTTTGAAAGAGCAAAGGCACACCGTGACAGCCACATCTGGGATGCTCACAACTATGCTGAGTTTACAGAGATTGCAAACAACAAGCCAGGTTTCATTCGTGCTATGTGGTGCGAGGACGAGGCTTGTGAGAACAAGATAAAAGAAGATTTAGCTGTTACTTCACGTTGTATGCCATTCAACGATCAGGAGCAGATTTCTGACGTATGTGCATGCTGCGGTAAGCCAGCTAAGAAGTTAGTATATTGGGGTAAAGCTTATTAA
- a CDS encoding HD-GYP domain-containing protein, giving the protein MITLTVDALEPNMIVAEPVVTKRGQVLIKAGDKLTPQMIAKLTFYKIESANVEEPEPEEIPEPEQEVETETKPEKKESPSKEAYVSNQITYTQRLKASPKFQKFQSDYALNLTTLKEDFKIIIAGGGAECIDSMLKNCEALFKSKTALELLDMLGNMRNLEDPLYCHSLNVALISRCIGKWLQMPREDLNILTLAGLLHDIGKTQIPESILNKPGKYTDEEYATMKSHPVLGKKLLNDKGFDPRILYAALQHHERSDGSGYPRGLEEDEIDDFASIVAIADVYDAMTSARAHRDPLCSFQVINQFEQEGLKKFNTKYILTFLEHIANTYNNSRIMLNNAKTGRVVYINKSNLSRPVVQMDTGDIINLADSAFNDLYIKSIL; this is encoded by the coding sequence ATGATTACACTGACTGTAGATGCACTAGAACCTAATATGATTGTAGCTGAGCCTGTGGTCACAAAGCGCGGTCAGGTTCTTATCAAAGCTGGCGATAAACTGACTCCGCAAATGATTGCCAAGCTCACTTTTTATAAGATAGAATCTGCAAATGTTGAGGAACCTGAACCTGAGGAAATTCCTGAGCCTGAGCAAGAAGTTGAGACCGAAACTAAGCCTGAAAAAAAAGAGTCTCCAAGCAAAGAAGCTTATGTAAGTAATCAGATTACCTATACCCAGAGGCTCAAGGCCTCACCTAAGTTTCAAAAATTCCAATCGGATTACGCACTTAATCTCACTACTCTGAAGGAAGATTTCAAAATCATCATTGCAGGAGGCGGTGCAGAGTGTATCGATTCTATGCTTAAAAATTGCGAGGCACTTTTCAAGTCAAAAACTGCTCTTGAACTTCTAGATATGCTAGGTAATATGCGAAACCTCGAGGATCCACTTTACTGTCACTCACTTAATGTAGCTCTCATCTCTCGCTGTATAGGAAAGTGGCTTCAGATGCCAAGAGAGGACTTAAACATTCTAACCCTTGCAGGCCTTTTACATGATATTGGAAAGACTCAAATTCCTGAAAGCATTTTGAATAAACCAGGGAAATACACCGATGAAGAATATGCAACCATGAAATCCCACCCTGTTCTTGGCAAAAAACTGTTAAATGATAAAGGTTTCGACCCAAGAATTCTCTATGCTGCACTCCAGCATCACGAACGAAGTGATGGCAGTGGTTATCCTAGAGGTTTAGAGGAGGATGAGATTGACGATTTTGCCAGCATTGTGGCTATAGCTGATGTGTACGATGCCATGACTTCTGCCCGTGCTCATCGCGACCCACTCTGCTCCTTCCAGGTCATCAACCAATTCGAACAGGAAGGATTGAAGAAATTTAACACCAAATATATCCTCACCTTCTTGGAGCATATTGCCAACACCTATAACAACAGCCGAATTATGCTTAACAATGCAAAAACAGGCCGCGTGGTTTACATTAATAAATCAAACCTTTCACGACCTGTTGTTCAAATGGACACTGGTGATATAATAAATCTTGCTGACAGTGCCTTTAATGACCTTTATATTAAATCGATTCTCTAA
- a CDS encoding response regulator transcription factor, producing the protein MSRILIIEDEEAIAELEKDYLELSNFEVDIEADGEKGLQKALAGNYDMYILDLMLPGVDGFELCKRIREVKNVPILMVTAKKEEIDKIRGLGLGADDYITKPFSPSELVARVKAHLSRYERLVQSPAIKKNEISIRGLRIDKASRRVWINGEEKIFTAKEFDLLTFLAENPNVIYSKEQLFETLWGEESIGDISTVTVHVNKIREKIELNTSKPQYIETIWGVGYRFKV; encoded by the coding sequence ATGAGTAGAATTCTTATAATCGAGGATGAGGAAGCAATAGCGGAGCTTGAAAAGGATTACTTGGAGCTTTCTAACTTCGAGGTGGATATAGAAGCAGATGGCGAGAAGGGTCTGCAGAAGGCCTTGGCTGGTAACTATGACATGTACATTCTGGATTTGATGCTTCCTGGAGTGGATGGTTTCGAGCTTTGCAAACGAATCCGAGAGGTGAAAAATGTGCCAATTCTTATGGTTACAGCAAAGAAAGAAGAAATCGATAAAATCAGAGGTCTTGGCCTTGGCGCAGATGACTATATTACAAAGCCATTTTCACCAAGCGAGCTGGTTGCCCGTGTAAAGGCACACCTTTCCCGCTATGAACGCTTGGTTCAGTCACCTGCAATCAAGAAAAATGAAATCAGTATAAGAGGCCTTCGAATTGATAAGGCCAGCCGTAGAGTCTGGATAAATGGCGAGGAGAAAATCTTTACAGCGAAAGAGTTTGATTTACTCACATTTTTAGCTGAAAATCCAAATGTTATTTACTCAAAGGAACAGCTTTTTGAGACCCTTTGGGGAGAGGAGTCCATTGGCGATATCTCAACTGTGACAGTGCACGTAAATAAAATTCGTGAGAAAATAGAACTTAACACTTCAAAGCCTCAGTATATCGAGACAATTTGGGGCGTAGGTTATCGCTTTAAGGTTTAG
- the metK gene encoding methionine adenosyltransferase, which produces MEKLLFTSESVTEGHPDKVCDAVSDAILDACLAEDPMSRVACETASCTGFVLVTGEITTKAQLDVPAIVRKTLLEIGYDDGKKGIDGNSCAVMVALDQQSADIAMGVDKALEAKEGSLTDDLDTGAGDQGMMFGFATNETEELMPYPISLAHRLALQLANVRKDGTLKYLRPDGKTQVSVEYDEAGKPVRLEAVVLSTQHDEDVTQEQIHADIKKYVFDPVLPKDMIDAKTKFYINPTGRFVIGGPHGDAGLTGRKIIVDTYGGYARHGGGAFSGKDCTKVDRSGAYAARYVAKNIVAAGLAAKCEIQLSYAIGVAEPTSIMVDTFGTGKLSDEKLVEIVRENFDLRPAGIIKMLDLRRPIYRPTAAYGHFGRTDVKLPWEQTDKVDALKKYL; this is translated from the coding sequence ATGGAAAAGTTACTTTTTACTTCAGAGTCAGTAACAGAAGGCCATCCTGATAAGGTTTGTGATGCCGTATCGGATGCCATCCTCGATGCTTGCTTAGCTGAAGACCCAATGAGTAGAGTAGCTTGTGAGACTGCTTCATGTACAGGTTTCGTACTTGTTACAGGAGAAATCACAACAAAGGCTCAGCTCGACGTTCCAGCTATTGTTCGCAAGACTCTTCTTGAAATCGGTTATGACGATGGAAAGAAAGGCATTGATGGAAACTCTTGCGCTGTTATGGTCGCTCTTGATCAACAATCCGCAGACATTGCAATGGGTGTTGACAAGGCTCTTGAGGCAAAGGAAGGCTCACTTACAGATGACCTGGATACAGGCGCTGGTGACCAGGGTATGATGTTCGGTTTCGCTACAAACGAGACAGAAGAGCTCATGCCTTATCCTATTTCTCTTGCTCATAGACTTGCTCTACAGCTCGCAAATGTCCGCAAAGACGGTACACTTAAGTACCTCCGTCCAGACGGAAAGACACAGGTTTCTGTAGAGTATGACGAAGCTGGCAAGCCAGTTAGACTTGAAGCTGTAGTTTTATCTACACAGCATGATGAAGATGTTACTCAGGAACAGATTCACGCAGACATTAAGAAGTATGTCTTCGATCCAGTCCTTCCAAAGGACATGATTGATGCTAAGACAAAGTTCTACATCAATCCAACAGGCCGCTTTGTTATCGGTGGCCCACACGGTGATGCTGGCCTCACAGGCCGTAAGATCATCGTTGATACATACGGCGGATACGCTCGTCACGGCGGCGGTGCATTCTCAGGTAAGGATTGCACAAAGGTTGACCGCTCAGGTGCTTATGCAGCTCGCTACGTTGCAAAGAATATCGTTGCCGCAGGCCTTGCAGCTAAGTGCGAGATTCAGCTTTCATACGCTATCGGCGTTGCAGAGCCAACATCTATCATGGTAGATACCTTCGGAACAGGTAAGCTTTCAGATGAGAAGCTTGTTGAGATTGTTCGCGAGAACTTCGATCTTCGTCCAGCAGGTATCATCAAGATGCTCGACTTACGTCGTCCAATCTACCGTCCAACAGCTGCTTATGGTCACTTTGGCCGTACAGATGTTAAGCTTCCTTGGGAGCAGACAGACAAGGTAGATGCTTTAAAGAAATATCTTTAA
- a CDS encoding CCA tRNA nucleotidyltransferase yields MNMNLPADVQNIISILESNGHEAYAVGGCVRDCILGKNPHDWDITTSALPEQVKALFKRTFDTGIEHGTVTVLMHGVGYEVTTYRVDGKYEDGRHPKEVTFTASLEEDLKRRDFTINAMAYNDTKGLVDLFGGEADLEAGIIRAVGNPIERFTEDALRMLRALRFSAQLGFEIEADTYQAVCDLAQTLERISAERIQVEMVKLVTSEHPERIRQVYETGLTKIFFPEFDAMMQCDQVNKHHMYSVGEHTIVSMGLVAPEKVLRLAMMLHDIAKPVCKTTDDNGQNHFKMHPVKGADMARTVLRRLKFDNDTTDRVCNLVKNHDDRPEINERNVRRMIIRVGQENFQDLLAVKRADLLAQSMYHREEKLAYVDELEQVFNSIIAAGDCLRIKDLKINGKDLIEMGVPQGQRIGEVLKAIFDEVVDNPQLNDRQILLDMAKNMIK; encoded by the coding sequence ATTAATATGAATTTACCAGCAGACGTTCAAAATATTATATCGATATTAGAATCTAACGGACACGAAGCCTATGCAGTAGGCGGCTGTGTCCGTGACTGCATTCTAGGGAAAAATCCTCACGATTGGGATATTACCACCTCGGCTTTGCCTGAACAGGTCAAAGCCTTATTTAAGCGCACTTTTGACACTGGCATTGAGCATGGTACTGTTACTGTACTTATGCACGGTGTGGGCTACGAGGTTACTACCTATCGTGTTGATGGTAAGTATGAGGATGGTCGTCATCCTAAGGAGGTTACCTTCACAGCTTCTCTTGAGGAGGATCTAAAGCGTCGCGATTTCACTATTAATGCGATGGCTTATAACGATACCAAGGGACTTGTTGATTTATTTGGTGGAGAGGCTGATTTAGAGGCTGGAATTATTAGAGCTGTTGGAAATCCTATCGAGCGTTTCACTGAGGATGCTCTTCGTATGCTTAGAGCTCTCAGATTTTCCGCACAGCTTGGGTTCGAGATTGAGGCTGATACTTATCAGGCGGTATGCGACTTGGCACAAACCTTGGAGCGTATCAGTGCGGAGCGTATTCAAGTGGAGATGGTGAAGCTTGTGACATCTGAACATCCAGAGAGGATTCGTCAGGTGTATGAGACTGGACTTACCAAGATATTTTTCCCAGAGTTTGACGCAATGATGCAGTGCGATCAAGTGAACAAGCATCATATGTATTCAGTTGGTGAGCATACTATTGTTTCAATGGGATTAGTGGCGCCGGAAAAGGTGCTTAGACTCGCTATGATGCTTCACGATATTGCGAAGCCTGTTTGCAAGACTACTGATGACAATGGACAGAATCACTTTAAGATGCACCCAGTAAAGGGGGCTGATATGGCACGGACTGTGCTTCGCCGTCTGAAATTTGATAATGATACAACGGACAGAGTCTGCAATTTGGTTAAAAATCACGATGACAGGCCGGAGATAAATGAGCGGAATGTCCGCAGAATGATTATTCGTGTTGGGCAGGAAAATTTCCAGGATTTATTAGCTGTGAAACGGGCAGATTTACTGGCTCAGTCCATGTATCATCGAGAGGAAAAGCTTGCTTATGTGGATGAGCTGGAACAGGTATTTAACAGTATTATTGCAGCAGGGGATTGCCTGAGAATCAAGGATTTAAAGATTAACGGCAAGGACTTGATAGAGATGGGTGTTCCTCAAGGACAGCGCATCGGAGAGGTTTTAAAGGCTATATTTGATGAAGTTG
- a CDS encoding sensor histidine kinase, with amino-acid sequence MKLKNRLIISFFIITIVPVLIFSTLMLTIRSLVQDAAERQIITNEFVHAVKNYMDDSGKFNELVVSFCIAELIILILTAVIMIVWIYRGIAPQLKTLKAAANNVKEGNLDFSVASTGKDEMSELCNAFEDMRVRLKNNAKDRLEDEAEQRALISNIAHDLKTPITAIKGYAEGMLDGVADTPEKREKYIRTIYNKANEMNTLINELTLYSNIDTNKIPYNFQKLNLHAYFSDCIEELGMDLENQHIRLDYANFVDPDVLIIADPEQLGRIIHNIVSNSVKYMRADVASKIAITIKDVGDFVQVEIADNGKGIATRDLPYVFDRFYRADTSRNSAAGGSGIGLSIVKKIVEDHGGKIWVTSKENEGTTMYFVIRKYTEVAYE; translated from the coding sequence ATGAAACTAAAAAACCGCTTAATAATATCATTTTTTATAATAACCATTGTCCCAGTTTTAATTTTCAGCACGTTGATGCTTACCATAAGAAGCTTGGTACAAGATGCGGCTGAAAGACAGATAATAACAAACGAGTTTGTCCATGCAGTTAAGAACTATATGGATGATAGTGGTAAATTTAATGAGCTGGTAGTTAGTTTTTGTATTGCTGAATTGATTATCTTGATACTGACTGCCGTAATTATGATAGTCTGGATATACCGCGGTATCGCACCACAACTGAAAACTCTAAAAGCGGCTGCCAACAATGTAAAAGAAGGCAATCTTGATTTTAGTGTAGCCAGTACAGGAAAGGACGAAATGTCGGAGCTTTGCAATGCTTTTGAGGATATGAGAGTCCGACTTAAGAATAATGCTAAGGACAGGTTGGAGGATGAGGCAGAACAACGAGCTCTCATTTCAAATATTGCCCATGACCTGAAGACTCCAATTACTGCAATCAAGGGATACGCAGAGGGAATGCTTGATGGTGTGGCAGACACCCCTGAAAAGCGTGAGAAATACATCCGCACCATTTACAACAAGGCCAATGAGATGAATACGCTCATCAATGAGTTGACCCTGTATTCAAACATCGATACAAACAAAATTCCATATAATTTCCAGAAGCTTAATCTTCATGCTTATTTTTCTGACTGCATCGAGGAGTTGGGAATGGATTTGGAAAATCAGCATATTCGCCTTGATTATGCGAATTTTGTTGACCCAGATGTGCTTATAATTGCCGACCCAGAGCAGCTTGGACGAATTATTCATAATATCGTCAGCAATTCTGTGAAGTATATGCGAGCAGATGTTGCAAGTAAAATCGCCATCACGATTAAGGATGTGGGAGATTTCGTACAGGTTGAGATAGCGGATAATGGCAAGGGAATCGCCACACGGGATTTGCCTTATGTTTTTGATAGATTTTATCGAGCAGACACTTCCAGAAATTCTGCAGCAGGTGGAAGTGGAATCGGTCTTTCTATTGTTAAAAAGATTGTTGAGGACCACGGCGGAAAGATTTGGGTTACCAGCAAGGAAAATGAAGGTACGACAATGTACTTTGTAATCAGAAAGTATACGGAGGTAGCGTATGAGTAG
- a CDS encoding RluA family pseudouridine synthase, with amino-acid sequence MVDVIFEDASILVCYKPAGVATQTRNIGEKDMESEISNYLKGKGESPEIHVVHRLDQPVEGVMVFAKTKEAANNLTKQIAEHSFKKRYYAIITRESFPEEGQLVDYLVKDNRTNLSKVVKASDPRAKRAELEYHTIDQWDDRKLLDIELHTGRHHQIRIQLASRTAPILGDVKYGGAATGRNLSLCSWFIGFTHPTTGESMSFKCTPRGEDFKDSKVAS; translated from the coding sequence ATGGTAGACGTAATTTTTGAAGATGCCAGTATATTGGTGTGTTATAAGCCTGCGGGGGTAGCAACACAGACAAGAAATATTGGCGAAAAGGACATGGAAAGTGAGATTTCCAACTATTTAAAGGGCAAGGGGGAAAGCCCTGAGATTCATGTGGTTCACAGACTTGATCAGCCTGTTGAGGGCGTGATGGTTTTTGCTAAGACTAAAGAGGCAGCAAATAATCTTACAAAGCAGATAGCGGAGCATAGCTTCAAGAAGCGCTACTACGCTATTATAACCAGGGAATCCTTCCCAGAGGAGGGGCAGCTGGTTGATTATCTTGTTAAGGACAATCGCACCAATTTATCAAAGGTAGTTAAGGCGTCTGATCCTAGAGCAAAGCGTGCCGAGCTTGAGTACCACACAATAGACCAGTGGGACGATAGAAAGCTATTGGACATCGAGCTCCACACAGGCAGACATCATCAAATCAGAATACAGCTTGCAAGCCGTACCGCACCAATTCTTGGTGATGTAAAATACGGTGGCGCAGCAACAGGAAGAAATCTTTCACTTTGCTCTTGGTTTATAGGCTTTACACATCCGACCACGGGCGAATCAATGAGTTTTAAGTGCACTCCTAGAGGCGAAGACTTCAAGGATAGCAAAGTTGCCAGCTAA